AAAAAAAGCTGGGATGTTAGAAAAGGTTGAAGGTTTCGTTAAGTATATTCCTCGTTTTGTGGTTCCTTCGTTAAATAAGAAGGGAAAGTTACCAGACCTAAACTTTCATGTGAATGGATTTGGAGTAGAACAGATGGCTAGGAATTTTTCATACTTGAATCGTATTTATAAATCTGTGGAAGTTCAATACGAATTAATTAAACAAAAAATGGAAAAATGTCCTGAATTAATCTGGTATACCGAACGAAAGAAGAAAGATAAGAAGCTGGTATATCGCAATGAATATGGATCTCTAAGGCTCAAGAACAATGATCCTATATACGATATAGATTCTACCGTAGATCACTTTGGGCTAGATTGGTTGTTGGCATATGGACGTCTTAAAAATAGGATAGTTGATCGTTTTATTCAAAAAGGGACGATTACAAAAAAGGATTTGGATAAATTTAAGAGGTTAGTCGATATTCAATTGTCCTTTGTCGTGATGCCGCTGGATATAGAACAGCAATCTATGGAATTTCTCCATGAGAAAAGAATGATTGCAGCTCAAAATAATAGGATTTAGTTATATATCATTTGATTAGTAAATGGTAGGTTATGATTATTGGCATTACACTGCTGTGGAGTATGAAGAAGCTTTGGAAAAGATTAATTAGCTTCTTTAATTATTCCGATAATATTTATCTGGCAAAGAGCTGAATATATTATTTCCATTTATTGTTGATTTGCTCTATTGAGGGTGTTCTATTTTTATGGTAAAATATTCTCATAGATTTTTTCCTTTTGAACTTTTGAATAGCAACCTAAATGGTTAGCGGGTTTGATTATTAATCAAATAGCGATCTCTGGGATCGAATTCTGATGATAGAACATGACATTTTGTTTGTGAGTCGTGTTCTATCGTTCTATGAATCTCGATTACCTGGAGGTCGCTTTTTTGTGTTTAGAAGAGAAAAAATCGACTAAAAATCAATTTCAGGTAAAGGACGGTGTTGTTTCATGTTATTAACTAGCATGGATGTACAAATCAAAGGAGAAGGTGTAGCAAAGAGAAGGAAATTTGTTGAACTAAGGATTCCGAGTACAGGTAAAGTAGAATATTTTGATTGTCGTACTAGGAATGACAAAAGAGCTCTTGAAAGAGCACTAGCGTTTGTACAATGTGCTCAAGAAAGGCATGGGGAAACGTTATATTGGAAGTTCAGAGGAGAAAATATGTATCGTATTGGTGCAAACCATGAGATATGTAGAACCATGAAACAGAACCTTCAAAAAACAAAAGAATGGTTGATGGAGTATTTCTTTGATATTGCTTAAGTATTGAATATTAACAATAGAAAGGTGGAAATTTATTATGAATAATGCAAATTATATTGGAAGGCTAACAAAAGATATAGAATTGAGGCACACTCCAAATGGAGTAGCTGTAGCAAATTTTACGATCGCTGTTAATCGGACTTATACGAATGAACAAGGGAAAAGAGAAGCTGATTTCATTCCAGTGGTTGTATGGAAAAAACAAGCTGAAAACTGTGCAAACTATTTAAAAAAAGGTAGCCAAGTAGGTGTTACAGGCCGTATGCAATCCCGGTTATATGAAGGGTCAGATGGAAAGCGCGTACCCGTCATAGAATGTAATGCTGAGAGTGTACAATTTTTAGATACCAAGAGCAATAGAAGTGGAAGTGAACAAAGAGATTCTACACCTTCTAATGACTCTTTTGGAGGAGATGTTGTTCCAAACGATCATTTACCGTGGAACTAATATCAAAATACATGGAATTTACAAGGTGTTTACCTCAAATGAGGAAAACGTCTCTGTAAAAATTATCACTCCAAAAGGTATCAGAGGGAGTTCATTGAAAGGGTTTATTTTCAATGGACTTTTTATATTTTATTAAATTCAAGGAGCTGATTATAAATGAGTGAAAAACGTATAACTACAGTATCGAAAAAGCAGTTATTTAAAGAAAATTTAGAGCAAAAGGGGCTCTCAGTTCAATTAGGTGAATTGCTGCAAGGGACTAGTATAAAAGTAGATGAAAAAGATGCTTTTACAAAATTATTAAGGGCCGTTAAAAGAAAAGTAAATAATCAATTGGAAAAGATGGATGTAGAAGAAGTAACTAAATATCTTGACGAGATATCATTCGGTTCTTGTAAGGTTGAGATTATTGATAGATTAGAATCAATTAATCAATATTCTCAAATTGAATTGGTGTCTATATGTGCTGGTATTATAAAAAGAAGAAGTAAGGATATTGTAAAGGAAATTATAGAAAAGTACTCACCAATAGAGATAGGATGGAAAGACTGTAACGGCTTCCGAACAGGTCTTTCAATTACCAATAAGCCTATAAAGAAAAATTATCATAATACTCGTCGCTCTTTTCGTTCATGTAACGACTATCATTATTTATTTGATTTAGGTTCAGTGATAGCGGAAACGTTAGTTATGAACTCTCTCGAACAATTTGCGAAAAGAAATGAAAAGATGATGCAGTATCTACTTACAAAAAAAATGATAGGAGATCACCCGCTACCTGAAAGTTTAGGGAAAGGTGTATTTATTCCAAAAGACGATGTTTTTTCAAAAGATGTACGGATAATAATAGAAGAATGTAAGCTTGCTGAGGGATTAAAAATTGTTGAATCTACTTATCTGGATACCTATAAGAAGTATTTTTATATAAGTGAACTTGAAGATTTCGCTATTAATATTAGGAGAGGTTCATTTTATAAAGTTGTGGTAAAGGAATTTTTAAGTCAATTACATTTTATTAAGGATAAAACTGACCGCCAATATTCTTCTCGAACAGATTATGCGCGTAGTTTTGAGACAAAAAAACAAATAAATAAAAAACAACAAGAAGCTATGAAGGACAATGCATTTTTAGATAGATACCAGTATGTAGAAATAGATAATGAAGTATTATTTAGAGATGAAGTAAACAAAATGAATTTGACTAGTAATAAAACTGAAAAGGTATTTACTTTTGAGGATCTTGAAGAAGAATTTGTTCGCTTCGTTAACCAAGTATATGTTCCTTTTTCAGAGGGTAGCTTTCGAATAAAAAGATTAGGGAAATTACGTGCTGCAGGTGTCTATTATCCTCATGTGAATGCTACGATTATAGATCGTGAACATCCAGAATCTTATTCTCATGAGCTGGGGCATATGCTAGATTATTGCCTATCTGATACTCCTAACGCACCTGTATCAGAATCATTCGCTTTCAGATCTATAATTGATTTATATACAGAAGCGGTTTGTGATGAGGTTAATGAACTTCCTGATGATCATTATTTTAAAAAACAGTGGCATGGGAAGTCAAAATTTAATAAAAGCTATTTTATTCAACCAACAGAAATTTTTGCGAGATCTTTTGAACTATATTTATGGAACAAGGGTATTCGTTCTAGTTTTCTAAAAAAGTCTTATACGGAAAAACCAGAATATCCTCAAGATGTTGATTATATTAATAGAATTGCAGAGTATTTTAACCAACTTTTTTCTTACTGTCATAGTGATGCTATTCCTATAAAAGGTAGGATTATAGCTATTTCCCAGGCGGAACCAAGACTGACACATTTTGAAATTAAAACATGTAATGAAGATAATAGTAGACAGCTAACTTTATTTTAAGTACATTAAAAATAGAGTCTAGCGCTTATATGCTATCTATAGATTTACTATTTTAATGGAGAAAAAAACAGGTCATTCATTGGATGAATGACCTTACAAATAATTATAAGATCAAATGAAAGAGGTGGGAAATCTAGGTGAAGGATTTAAAGAAATTACCATCGGATGATAAGAAATTACACCCATTATATATCCATAAAAAGGCAATTATTGAAGATTTGAAAATTAAGCATGAACCATTTGTACTTTATGGTGATAAAGCAGTTGCTTTCGTCAAGGAGCATGTTCCAGAGTTTAAAAATAAATCAGAGAAAAAAATCTATAAAAATAATGGCATCTTCTTAGGTAAAAACCTTCCTAAAGAATATACTTCTGCAGGTGTGGTATGTGTATTTAATGGAGAAATTGGAACCTTGGCACACGAATTATGCCATGCTAAACAATTTCAGGATAATAACAAATGGATACATTGTGGGAAATTATTAAACCTGATAAAAAAAATAATTTATCCATATTACTCGATTGAGAAAGAAGCATTTTCCTATGCTGTGTATTATTTGAAAAAGTCTAATGAAGAACAGTCAGCAAGAGTATATCAAAAAAAGTATCGCTCAATAAAATTTAGAAAACTATCATTTGTTTTTTTTGTGCCCATTATGATCTTATTCTATCTAATAACAGTATATATTAGTGATTATTTTTTCAATTTGATCACTCTTTTTATTAGTTATTTTATGTTGTACTCTAAGTATAGTTTACTCCTATGTTTAGAAGATGTTGTCAATATATGAAGAATTGGGTATAATAGTCCATAAGTAGCAGTAAGTTTTTTCTTTGAATGCAACTTCAAATTGAGAAGTTAGCGGGTGTATTATTAATAAATGACAACCTCTGGGTTGAAGGAATGACACATTATAGCATTGCTATAATTTTAGTCACCTATCAACCTTCAGAGGTTTTTTTGTGTTTGTTTAAAAAACGATATGAACATGACTACTGACGAGAATGGGAGGTATTTATCTTTTATTCTCGTTTTTATATAAATACAAAGAAATAGAAGGAGGAGTTAATCTATTATTTTTCAAGGAGCATGGACATAAGTTGTAAATCTATACAAAATAACTCATAGATTAACAAACGTATGTTCGTTATAATAAGATAGCAAGGAGGTGCACTCTTATCTACGATAAAGGGAGTACATCACCTCGCCATATCAGTAGATAAGAAGGAGAATGGAAGAACTAATTAATTTCAAGGAAACACAAGAAAAACCACTGCTTGGCAACAAGCAATAATATTGTTTAGCAAAGAAGAGAGAGAAAATCTTGAAAAAACTGAGAGCCTGACAAATTATATGATCTGTTATAACAAGGACATTAGCATTAGGTTTTGTCTTTGCTCCTGGTAGACAAATAATAAAGCAATTAATAGAAGGTCCAATAATATCATGCCAGAGATTATTATTGATGGAGCTAATAATAATGAAAAAAGAAATAAAATAGCATCAGGTCAATTAGGGTTTGACCTATTTGCTTAATGACTAAAAATCAATTTCAGGGAGGAACTAATTAGATGATTACAATTTCCGTTGAACAGATAGTTTCATTATTTGGATTGTGTACTTACAGTTTTTTAGAGTGGTATATATATGAATCTATTCAATTACTTCAAAGAAAAAATTACCTTGAGAACCTAGGTAAAATAAGCAGTTCCAATATCACATCTATTAATGAAACAACTGAACTTATTGCTAATCGAGAAACTAAATCAAACGTTATTGATTTTAGTCGGTACAATTCGAATGGAACATTCAAGCTAGATCAAAGTGGCTGGGAAAATGAAATAAAGCAGTCACCAATATCTAAGGATAAGCGTGATGTCTCAAACATAGATGGAACTGATACTCAGGAACTCTTAAATGAAGTGGTTGATTTCGTAACTACTCTAGAAGATTCAAGTAGAAATTCAATGGAGTCACCACAAAACCAAGCTGAAGAACTCCAACAACAAATTGATGAGTTATCCGACCTTGCAGTAAAGGGGGAGGGAGATCATCTTGAAGAAATAATTGTCAGTCTTCATAAAAAGCTAATGCTTGAAGACAAGAGAAAAGATGCTGAAGAACTCGAGCAACAATACCCGAACTTCTTTAATAAAAGGTCCAATTCAGTGATTGAGAATAAGACGCCTAATAATAACAAATCAGTTAAAAACTATACTGTCTTGTCCTCAGATGAGTTAAGAAAAACTATTCAAGGTACTGAATTACCACAGATGTTTGAAGAATATGCTTCTCATTTAGTAAATGAAAACTATATAGGACAACAAACCTGGTATGGACTTACATTGAAAAAGAATGGTAGCTATATACTTTTTTCTGATGGTTCTGAAGAAGTATGGATTCATTCGGGAACAAAAGCGGATCAAATAAGTGAAAATCAGTTGGTTATTATTCAAGTAGAGCGGACATTGGATGATACTTATCTTAATGAATGTACAATCATCAAGAAAAAAGAGGA
This is a stretch of genomic DNA from Bacillus sp. SM2101. It encodes these proteins:
- a CDS encoding LPD1 domain-containing protein, whose amino-acid sequence is MSEKRITTVSKKQLFKENLEQKGLSVQLGELLQGTSIKVDEKDAFTKLLRAVKRKVNNQLEKMDVEEVTKYLDEISFGSCKVEIIDRLESINQYSQIELVSICAGIIKRRSKDIVKEIIEKYSPIEIGWKDCNGFRTGLSITNKPIKKNYHNTRRSFRSCNDYHYLFDLGSVIAETLVMNSLEQFAKRNEKMMQYLLTKKMIGDHPLPESLGKGVFIPKDDVFSKDVRIIIEECKLAEGLKIVESTYLDTYKKYFYISELEDFAINIRRGSFYKVVVKEFLSQLHFIKDKTDRQYSSRTDYARSFETKKQINKKQQEAMKDNAFLDRYQYVEIDNEVLFRDEVNKMNLTSNKTEKVFTFEDLEEEFVRFVNQVYVPFSEGSFRIKRLGKLRAAGVYYPHVNATIIDREHPESYSHELGHMLDYCLSDTPNAPVSESFAFRSIIDLYTEAVCDEVNELPDDHYFKKQWHGKSKFNKSYFIQPTEIFARSFELYLWNKGIRSSFLKKSYTEKPEYPQDVDYINRIAEYFNQLFSYCHSDAIPIKGRIIAISQAEPRLTHFEIKTCNEDNSRQLTLF
- a CDS encoding DUF6018 family natural product bioysynthesis protein, with the translated sequence MDVQIKGEGVAKRRKFVELRIPSTGKVEYFDCRTRNDKRALERALAFVQCAQERHGETLYWKFRGENMYRIGANHEICRTMKQNLQKTKEWLMEYFFDIA